Proteins co-encoded in one Natronorubrum daqingense genomic window:
- a CDS encoding nuclear transport factor 2 family protein, with protein MDSVALVRRYYDALDQHEYETLEDVLSPQFVQRRPDRTFENREAFVRFMREERPNPDTSHDLERVVADGDHVAVSGRVLNDGAVLLEFADVFALENGRITRLETYSR; from the coding sequence ATGGACTCGGTCGCCCTCGTCCGGCGCTACTACGACGCGCTCGACCAACACGAGTACGAGACGCTCGAGGACGTGCTCTCCCCCCAGTTCGTCCAGCGTCGCCCCGACAGAACGTTCGAGAACCGCGAGGCGTTCGTCCGGTTCATGCGCGAAGAGCGACCGAATCCCGACACCAGCCACGACCTCGAGAGGGTCGTTGCCGACGGTGATCACGTCGCAGTCAGCGGTCGGGTCCTCAACGATGGGGCGGTCTTGCTCGAGTTTGCGGACGTGTTCGCCCTCGAAAACGGGCGAATCACGCGGCTCGAGACGTACTCGCGATAA
- a CDS encoding DUF367 family protein produces the protein MECHVYYEGDDDPKKCTARRLEKFDEATLYRRMEQVPYGVVLNPHAEQALSPADLEDGLGTLVALDCSWESAEAASFRMNGVHRALPFLVAANPINYGRPFQLTTVEALAGACCIFDRYERAEALLEPFRWGETFLTLNEEPLRRYSECGDSSDVVAVQDEYLADEDPADESTATDGS, from the coding sequence GTGGAGTGTCACGTCTACTACGAGGGCGACGACGACCCGAAGAAGTGTACCGCCCGTCGACTCGAGAAGTTCGACGAGGCGACGCTCTACCGACGGATGGAGCAAGTGCCCTACGGCGTCGTCTTGAATCCCCACGCCGAGCAGGCGCTCTCGCCGGCCGACCTCGAGGACGGACTCGGGACGCTCGTGGCACTCGATTGTTCCTGGGAGTCCGCCGAAGCGGCCTCGTTTCGGATGAACGGCGTCCACCGGGCGCTCCCCTTCCTCGTCGCGGCGAATCCGATCAACTACGGTCGCCCGTTTCAGCTGACGACCGTCGAAGCCCTCGCCGGGGCGTGCTGTATCTTCGACCGTTACGAGCGGGCCGAAGCGCTCCTCGAGCCGTTTCGCTGGGGCGAGACGTTTCTGACGCTCAACGAAGAGCCCCTGCGACGCTACAGCGAGTGTGGCGACTCGAGTGACGTCGTCGCCGTTCAAGACGAGTATCTGGCAGACGAGGACCCTGCCGACGAGTCGACTGCGACGGACGGCTCCTGA
- the udk gene encoding uridine kinase codes for MSIPSFAIGIAGGTGAGKTTVSRTVAETVGEAVTRIPLDNYYQDLSHMPFEERADVNYDHPSAFEWELLREQLNDLLMGQSVEMPQYDFEIHNRKDERVTVEPTDVIVLEGILSLYDEEILDMLDLRVYVMTDADVRILRRIERDVIDRGRNLEGVIQQYLGTVKPMHEQFVEPTKKSADVIIPEGANRVAVDLLTEKVQAELTDDGVEREAGVDPELSFNSPTTE; via the coding sequence ATGAGTATACCGTCGTTCGCCATCGGAATCGCCGGCGGGACGGGGGCGGGGAAGACGACCGTCTCGCGAACCGTCGCGGAGACGGTCGGCGAAGCCGTCACCCGCATTCCGCTCGATAACTACTATCAGGATCTCTCGCACATGCCCTTCGAGGAGCGAGCGGACGTCAACTACGACCACCCCTCGGCCTTCGAGTGGGAACTGCTTCGCGAGCAACTGAACGACCTGCTCATGGGCCAATCGGTCGAGATGCCACAGTACGATTTCGAGATTCACAACCGAAAGGACGAACGCGTCACCGTCGAGCCAACGGACGTGATCGTCCTCGAGGGAATCCTTTCGCTGTACGACGAGGAGATCCTCGACATGCTCGATCTGCGCGTCTATGTAATGACCGACGCCGACGTTCGAATCCTCCGCCGGATCGAACGCGACGTCATCGACCGCGGCCGCAACCTCGAGGGCGTCATCCAGCAGTACTTGGGAACGGTCAAACCGATGCACGAACAGTTCGTCGAACCGACGAAAAAGAGTGCGGACGTGATTATCCCCGAAGGTGCGAACCGGGTGGCCGTCGACTTGTTGACCGAGAAGGTCCAGGCCGAACTGACCGACGACGGCGTGGAACGCGAGGCTGGCGTCGATCCCGAGTTGTCGTTCAACAGCCCGACGACGGAGTGA
- a CDS encoding stage II sporulation protein M: protein MSLSDSITAAVAVFRRRPSDFLPWYLLGAAIPAIVRLVPFLAVVVGYLYLELTGRLAVMHDSLGQIDGSPPDQHADQEAFDEWAGGFEPVFEQLFTPTMALIVLATIIVSVGLILVLFPFVSAGQLTACSARLIDKRGLTAGIAGARRYWLRFLGLYILEFLLWVGAVIAVGMGVAFTATVVTALTGEGLLAGVFAVVALFGFIAVLAAIRAVFAFAPVAVVVDDTTTFASVSNAASFIWSSPVAAGFYYLITIGSMIAVSTVSGVLVFFDVVAFSSLLTMILLFPFLDLLKVALYNDYRNRLAPPSTPDRTLRRQFKSGMGRGWREMTTFIRQSLGTHALVVALGLLSFWVGWEAAEPIANAGLETSISARLEDHNPLAATLEFFGNNWMVALTTAFSGVALVAPAIASLVFNGLFLGFHGRTEVEPLELLAFVIPHGIFEIPAIFIATAVGVWLGRIWWRALRGRASRVEFADALERTFWVLVGVGILLAIAAAIEGFLSPYYFQPFV, encoded by the coding sequence ATGTCCCTCTCCGATTCCATCACTGCCGCCGTGGCGGTGTTTCGGCGTCGTCCGTCGGATTTCCTCCCCTGGTATCTCCTCGGCGCGGCGATCCCCGCGATCGTGCGACTCGTGCCGTTTCTCGCCGTCGTCGTCGGATACCTCTATCTCGAGCTCACCGGGCGACTCGCGGTGATGCACGACTCTCTCGGCCAGATCGACGGTTCGCCGCCGGATCAACACGCAGACCAGGAGGCGTTCGACGAGTGGGCGGGCGGATTCGAACCCGTCTTCGAGCAACTGTTCACGCCGACGATGGCCCTCATCGTGCTCGCGACGATCATCGTCTCGGTCGGGCTGATCCTCGTGTTGTTCCCGTTCGTCAGCGCCGGCCAACTCACCGCCTGTAGTGCCAGACTCATCGACAAACGTGGTTTGACCGCCGGGATCGCCGGCGCACGCCGGTACTGGCTGCGCTTTCTCGGGCTGTACATCCTCGAATTTCTGCTCTGGGTCGGTGCCGTCATTGCAGTCGGAATGGGGGTGGCGTTCACCGCGACGGTCGTCACTGCCCTAACGGGGGAAGGACTCCTCGCCGGGGTGTTCGCGGTCGTCGCGCTGTTTGGCTTCATCGCCGTCCTCGCAGCTATCCGGGCGGTGTTCGCGTTCGCTCCGGTCGCCGTCGTCGTCGACGACACGACGACGTTCGCCTCCGTTTCGAACGCCGCGTCGTTCATCTGGTCGAGTCCGGTCGCCGCCGGGTTCTACTACCTCATCACGATCGGATCGATGATCGCCGTGTCGACGGTTTCGGGGGTCCTCGTGTTCTTCGACGTCGTCGCCTTCTCCTCGCTCCTCACGATGATCCTCCTCTTCCCGTTCCTCGACCTACTGAAGGTCGCCCTCTACAACGATTACCGTAACCGGCTGGCTCCGCCGTCGACGCCCGATCGCACGCTCCGTCGACAGTTCAAGAGCGGAATGGGACGCGGCTGGCGCGAAATGACGACGTTTATCAGACAGAGCCTCGGCACGCACGCGCTCGTCGTCGCGCTCGGCCTCCTCAGTTTCTGGGTCGGCTGGGAAGCCGCCGAACCCATCGCCAACGCCGGCCTCGAGACCTCGATCTCCGCCCGTCTCGAGGATCACAACCCCCTCGCGGCGACGCTCGAGTTCTTCGGCAACAACTGGATGGTCGCGCTCACGACGGCCTTCTCCGGGGTTGCCCTTGTCGCCCCCGCGATCGCCTCGCTGGTGTTCAACGGCCTGTTCCTCGGTTTCCACGGGCGAACCGAGGTCGAACCCCTCGAGTTGCTCGCGTTCGTGATTCCACACGGCATCTTCGAGATTCCGGCCATCTTCATCGCGACCGCAGTCGGCGTCTGGCTCGGCCGGATCTGGTGGCGGGCGCTCCGTGGCCGGGCGAGTCGCGTCGAGTTCGCGGACGCGCTCGAGCGGACGTTCTGGGTGCTCGTTGGCGTGGGCATCTTGCTCGCGATCGCGGCGGCCATCGAGGGCTTTCTGAGTCCCTACTACTTCCAGCCGTTCGTCTGA
- a CDS encoding MBL fold metallo-hydrolase translates to MVTTLSADRLAALLDEDEEFTLVDTRPEESYKSWHMPGALHFPFGPEEELNGRLEEFEETVGDAERVITTCAKGISSGNLATQLESATDEYDVQTVDGGMEGWSGVYSHVEIETDERGGDGLTVVQVQRRAKGCLGYVVGCARSGEAVVVDPTADIDEYQLAAEEAGLTIAGVIDTHVHADHISGGRDLADRLEVPYYLGERATGRDVEVEFTPLERNEVVSVGEREVKAVLAPGHTSEMINLLVDDVALLSADTLHVDSTGRTELEFDESESEDDSESNDEPAKSGETGARLLYESLHRTLLAEPESILVLPGHVTVTADGEFEHGSPGEAVETTIRTARTEIDLLDLEEEEFVDRMADAGEKPANYEEIIDLNRGAKEAPPEERTELELGPNNCSA, encoded by the coding sequence ATGGTCACGACCCTCTCTGCTGACCGACTCGCCGCGTTACTCGACGAGGACGAGGAGTTCACGCTCGTCGATACGCGTCCCGAAGAGAGCTACAAATCCTGGCACATGCCGGGCGCGCTCCACTTTCCCTTCGGGCCGGAAGAGGAGCTAAACGGGCGACTCGAGGAGTTCGAGGAGACCGTCGGCGACGCGGAACGCGTCATCACGACCTGTGCGAAGGGGATCTCCTCGGGGAACCTGGCGACCCAACTCGAGTCGGCGACGGACGAGTACGACGTGCAGACGGTCGACGGCGGGATGGAAGGCTGGAGCGGCGTCTACAGTCACGTCGAAATCGAGACGGACGAACGCGGCGGGGACGGTCTCACGGTCGTTCAGGTCCAGCGGCGAGCGAAGGGCTGTCTGGGCTACGTCGTCGGCTGTGCCCGATCCGGCGAGGCGGTCGTCGTCGATCCCACCGCCGACATCGACGAGTACCAACTCGCCGCCGAAGAAGCCGGGCTGACGATCGCCGGCGTGATCGACACGCACGTTCACGCCGATCACATCTCCGGCGGCCGGGACCTCGCCGACCGACTCGAGGTCCCCTACTACCTCGGCGAGCGGGCGACCGGACGTGACGTCGAGGTCGAGTTCACGCCCCTCGAGCGAAACGAGGTGGTGTCGGTCGGCGAGCGCGAGGTGAAAGCCGTTCTCGCGCCGGGGCACACGAGCGAGATGATCAACCTGCTCGTCGACGACGTCGCGCTGTTGAGCGCCGACACGTTACACGTCGACTCGACGGGACGGACGGAACTCGAGTTCGACGAGAGCGAGTCAGAAGACGACTCGGAATCGAACGACGAACCTGCGAAATCGGGCGAGACGGGTGCGCGGCTGCTCTACGAATCGCTGCACAGGACGCTCCTCGCCGAACCCGAGAGTATTCTCGTCCTGCCGGGACACGTCACCGTCACCGCCGACGGCGAGTTCGAACACGGCTCCCCGGGTGAGGCGGTCGAGACGACCATCCGCACGGCGCGAACCGAGATCGATCTGCTCGACCTCGAGGAGGAGGAGTTCGTCGACCGGATGGCCGACGCGGGCGAGAAGCCGGCGAACTACGAGGAGATCATCGACCTCAATCGCGGGGCGAAAGAGGCACCCCCCGAAGAACGAACGGAACTCGAACTCGGGCCGAACAACTGCTCGGCCTGA
- a CDS encoding 50S ribosomal protein L40e, whose protein sequence is MASFDAAEKRTLEKMICMRCNARNSQSADSCRKCGYKNLRPKAKEARAA, encoded by the coding sequence ATGGCCAGTTTCGACGCCGCAGAAAAACGAACGCTAGAGAAAATGATCTGCATGCGCTGTAACGCCCGTAACTCCCAGAGTGCGGACAGTTGCCGCAAGTGCGGTTACAAGAACCTCCGACCGAAGGCGAAAGAAGCCCGCGCAGCATAA
- a CDS encoding succinylglutamate desuccinylase/aspartoacylase family protein, with the protein MTTTLGTASADPGEIDTGRLEVGETRDGSPFGLPVAVINGERSGKTLYIQAASDGDELNGVGVVQRLVPQLDPTELAGTILIVGIVNYHAFQVAQHRNPIDDTKMNRAYPGTETGTSSERIAHVTFETAMRADLVLDLHQGSTSRMIDEVRVRCGKRHRLHSSCLELAKVFGCGYILDQKGPEGQLARAAPDEGVPTVDPELGGAVGWDETSIQKGVEGIFNVLTYYDFLEGSVDPSPQTRARGFEQYGASCGGLISFQVELGERVQRGETLFEVTTPFGEPKTTVSADSDGILWRTRRLPQVATGEYVCSVATDIDEH; encoded by the coding sequence ATGACGACGACGCTCGGAACGGCGAGCGCGGATCCCGGTGAGATCGATACGGGCCGTCTCGAGGTCGGGGAAACCAGAGACGGCAGCCCGTTCGGTCTCCCAGTCGCCGTGATCAACGGCGAACGGTCGGGGAAGACGCTCTACATACAGGCGGCGAGTGACGGCGACGAACTCAACGGTGTCGGCGTTGTCCAGCGACTCGTCCCGCAACTCGATCCGACGGAACTCGCGGGCACAATTTTGATCGTCGGGATCGTCAACTATCACGCGTTTCAGGTCGCCCAACACCGCAATCCGATCGACGACACGAAGATGAACCGCGCCTACCCAGGTACCGAAACCGGAACCTCGAGCGAACGGATCGCCCACGTGACCTTCGAGACGGCGATGCGAGCGGATCTCGTGTTGGACCTCCACCAGGGCTCGACGAGTCGGATGATCGACGAGGTTCGCGTCCGCTGTGGCAAACGCCATCGACTCCACTCGTCGTGTCTCGAGTTGGCCAAGGTGTTCGGCTGTGGCTACATTCTCGACCAGAAAGGACCGGAAGGCCAACTCGCTCGTGCCGCGCCCGACGAAGGCGTGCCGACCGTCGACCCCGAACTCGGCGGGGCCGTCGGCTGGGACGAGACGAGCATCCAGAAGGGTGTCGAAGGAATCTTCAACGTGCTCACGTACTACGACTTCCTCGAGGGAAGCGTCGACCCGTCCCCGCAGACGCGCGCTCGCGGATTCGAACAGTACGGTGCCTCGTGTGGCGGTCTCATCTCCTTTCAGGTGGAACTGGGCGAGCGCGTCCAGCGCGGCGAGACGCTCTTCGAAGTGACGACGCCCTTCGGCGAACCGAAGACGACGGTGAGCGCAGACAGCGACGGCATCCTCTGGCGAACGCGCCGACTGCCACAGGTCGCGACGGGAGAGTACGTCTGCTCGGTCGCCACCGACATCGACGAGCACTAA
- a CDS encoding NUDIX domain-containing protein, giving the protein MVSRPARFCPRCGGSLETTSFDGRERARCSTCEEIIWHNPVPCASVAVVDRSRPDPAVLCVERDVPPGVGEWTLPGGHMEIGEDPAVAAVRELEEETGVRLDPDALSLLEATAFPPREGKHVVTIHYVADASEARGEPTAGSDARSARFWSPAAFDDTAETFRPIHEQRFREAVASDDFSSSR; this is encoded by the coding sequence ATGGTCAGCCGCCCTGCTCGCTTCTGTCCGCGTTGCGGTGGATCCCTCGAGACGACCTCGTTCGACGGCCGCGAACGCGCGCGCTGTTCGACGTGCGAGGAGATTATCTGGCACAATCCGGTCCCCTGTGCGAGCGTCGCCGTCGTCGATCGATCGAGACCCGACCCCGCGGTACTGTGCGTCGAACGCGACGTGCCGCCGGGAGTCGGCGAGTGGACGCTCCCCGGCGGGCACATGGAAATCGGCGAGGACCCCGCCGTGGCTGCCGTCCGCGAACTCGAGGAAGAAACCGGCGTCAGGCTCGACCCCGACGCGCTCTCGCTGCTCGAGGCGACGGCGTTCCCGCCTCGGGAGGGCAAACACGTCGTGACGATCCACTACGTGGCCGACGCGTCCGAAGCACGCGGCGAACCGACGGCCGGCAGCGACGCGCGCTCGGCCCGGTTCTGGTCGCCTGCGGCATTTGACGACACGGCCGAAACGTTCCGGCCGATTCACGAACAGCGGTTTCGCGAGGCCGTCGCCAGCGACGATTTCTCGAGTTCTCGGTGA
- a CDS encoding Rieske (2Fe-2S) protein, giving the protein MASEDGFHAAVSLADLEETGRELVSIDGTPLAVFSHEDEVRAVNNRCPHMGFPLVEGTVDDGILTCHWHHARFELSCGDTFDPWADDVQTYPIEIRDGTVYVNPNPARELPPEDHWATRLEAGLEENLRLVTAKSAIGLLDAGVDYREPMATTLEFGTRYRESGWGPGLTILGCMANVIDDLEAIDRKRALYTGVRHVANDCAGEPPRFGQPSFSTENVDFGRLKSWFRDCVDVRDRDGAERCLRTAVASGRSESEVAELLVSAATDHPYLSTGHVLDFVNKAFESLEHVGWEAADEILPSLIEPLVSADRSDERSSWRQPVDLVAILEDVYGGDVTETSGLEELVAAGAAAEATWSPPAGFQETLRSDDPDAIVDALADAVSAGATAEALADEVTYAAATRVAQFGTANEFSDWNTVHHTFTYANAVQQSTRRTDAVECYRGVFDAAISVYLDRFLNTPPAPIPEPGDNDTGRDTEAILDDLLETFDTEDDVNEAGRLVAEFYDCDGDPDALRRTLGHGLLREDAGFHTLQNLEAAFRQAELAEERANDGEDARDGESTIDLEQRRRVPLIASARYMAAHFPTRREADQTFSIAVRLNRGETIHEA; this is encoded by the coding sequence ATGGCGTCCGAAGACGGGTTTCACGCGGCAGTCTCGTTGGCCGACCTCGAGGAAACGGGTCGCGAACTGGTGAGTATCGACGGAACCCCACTCGCCGTGTTTTCCCACGAAGACGAGGTTCGAGCCGTGAACAATCGCTGTCCGCACATGGGATTTCCGCTGGTCGAAGGGACCGTCGACGACGGCATTCTCACCTGCCACTGGCACCACGCGCGGTTCGAACTCTCCTGTGGCGATACGTTCGATCCGTGGGCCGACGACGTCCAGACGTATCCGATCGAGATCCGAGACGGCACCGTCTACGTGAATCCGAATCCAGCGCGCGAGTTGCCGCCCGAAGATCACTGGGCGACGCGCCTCGAGGCCGGCCTCGAGGAGAACCTTCGACTCGTCACCGCGAAGTCGGCGATCGGACTGCTCGACGCTGGCGTCGACTACCGGGAACCCATGGCGACGACCCTCGAGTTCGGGACGCGATACCGGGAGTCCGGTTGGGGTCCCGGCCTCACGATCCTCGGGTGCATGGCGAACGTGATCGACGACCTCGAGGCGATCGATCGAAAGCGCGCCCTGTATACGGGCGTTCGCCACGTCGCGAACGACTGTGCGGGTGAACCGCCGCGCTTCGGCCAGCCCTCGTTTTCGACCGAGAACGTCGACTTCGGCCGATTGAAATCGTGGTTTCGCGACTGCGTCGACGTTCGCGACCGCGACGGTGCCGAACGGTGTCTCCGCACCGCCGTGGCGTCGGGGCGTTCCGAATCCGAGGTCGCGGAATTGCTCGTCTCCGCCGCGACCGACCACCCCTATCTCTCGACCGGGCACGTCCTCGACTTCGTCAACAAGGCCTTCGAAAGCCTCGAGCACGTCGGCTGGGAGGCCGCCGACGAGATTCTGCCGAGTCTAATCGAGCCCCTCGTGAGTGCCGATCGCAGCGACGAGCGGTCGTCGTGGCGCCAACCGGTCGACCTCGTCGCGATCCTCGAAGACGTTTACGGCGGCGACGTAACGGAAACGAGCGGCCTCGAGGAACTGGTCGCGGCGGGTGCGGCCGCGGAGGCGACCTGGTCGCCGCCCGCCGGGTTCCAGGAGACGCTGCGCAGCGACGATCCCGACGCCATCGTCGACGCGCTCGCCGACGCGGTCAGCGCGGGAGCGACGGCCGAAGCCCTCGCCGACGAAGTTACCTACGCCGCCGCGACGCGCGTCGCCCAGTTTGGCACTGCGAACGAGTTCAGCGACTGGAACACCGTCCATCACACGTTCACGTACGCGAACGCGGTGCAGCAGTCGACACGACGGACGGACGCGGTCGAGTGCTATCGCGGAGTCTTCGACGCGGCCATCTCGGTCTACCTCGATCGGTTCCTCAACACGCCGCCCGCGCCGATCCCCGAACCCGGTGACAACGACACCGGCCGCGACACGGAGGCGATCCTCGACGACCTCCTCGAGACCTTCGACACCGAGGACGACGTGAACGAAGCCGGACGGCTCGTCGCCGAGTTCTACGATTGCGACGGCGATCCTGACGCGCTCCGACGCACGCTGGGCCACGGACTGCTGCGCGAAGACGCTGGGTTCCACACGCTCCAAAACCTCGAGGCGGCGTTCCGACAGGCCGAACTCGCCGAGGAACGGGCGAACGACGGCGAGGACGCTCGAGACGGCGAGTCGACGATCGACCTCGAGCAGCGACGTCGAGTCCCGCTGATCGCGAGCGCCCGCTATATGGCCGCGCACTTCCCGACTCGACGCGAGGCGGATCAGACGTTCTCCATCGCGGTGCGTCTGAATCGCGGCGAGACGATTCACGAAGCCTGA
- a CDS encoding pyridoxal-phosphate dependent enzyme gives MPADLICPACERVYDAGPAEPWRCACGHALEFTERPHPEGDPLPLHNLDTSDGLWTFHEFLPIEKHVTFHEGFTPLVDAPEWDAQFKLEYVFPTGSFKDRGATTTLSRAVELGVEKVVEDSSGNAGAAIATYAARAGIDADIYVPADVTQSKLMTIQRADARPVRIEGSRQDVTEACIDAVESGAQSASRTESGNAPRQTDAGWYASHAWNPAFYAGTMTFAFEIAAQRGWSVPDAIVLPIGHGTLFLGAYRGFSLLAEAGIVDRMPQLFGAQAAGHAPIVDELGWEPADEDDFETDIADGIQIAEPARKDEILEAIEATDGDAIALGADPIESALDRLHRNGFYVEPTCAVAPAALEEYRELGLVDSDADVVVPLTGSGLKTL, from the coding sequence ATGCCGGCTGATCTCATCTGCCCGGCCTGCGAGCGTGTCTACGACGCGGGACCAGCAGAACCGTGGCGCTGTGCGTGTGGCCACGCCCTCGAGTTCACCGAACGGCCCCATCCGGAGGGCGATCCGCTTCCCTTGCACAACCTCGACACCAGCGACGGACTCTGGACGTTCCACGAGTTCCTGCCCATCGAGAAACACGTCACCTTCCACGAGGGCTTTACGCCCCTCGTCGACGCCCCCGAGTGGGACGCGCAGTTCAAACTCGAGTACGTCTTTCCGACGGGGTCGTTCAAGGATCGCGGAGCTACGACGACGCTCTCTCGAGCCGTCGAACTCGGCGTCGAGAAGGTCGTCGAGGACTCTTCGGGCAACGCCGGCGCTGCGATCGCGACGTACGCGGCCCGTGCGGGTATCGACGCCGACATCTACGTGCCGGCGGACGTCACGCAATCGAAGCTGATGACGATTCAGCGCGCCGACGCCCGTCCGGTTCGGATCGAGGGGAGCCGCCAGGACGTGACCGAAGCCTGTATCGACGCCGTCGAGAGCGGGGCCCAAAGCGCCTCGAGAACTGAGAGCGGGAACGCCCCCCGACAGACCGACGCGGGCTGGTACGCCAGCCACGCCTGGAATCCGGCCTTTTACGCGGGGACGATGACATTCGCGTTCGAAATCGCCGCCCAACGTGGCTGGAGCGTACCGGATGCCATCGTTCTCCCGATCGGCCACGGCACGCTCTTTCTCGGTGCGTATCGTGGGTTCTCGTTGCTCGCCGAAGCGGGAATCGTCGACCGAATGCCCCAATTGTTCGGCGCACAGGCTGCCGGACACGCGCCGATCGTCGACGAACTCGGCTGGGAACCGGCCGACGAAGACGATTTCGAAACCGACATCGCCGACGGCATCCAGATCGCGGAACCCGCCCGCAAAGACGAAATTCTCGAGGCCATCGAGGCGACTGACGGCGACGCGATCGCCCTCGGTGCGGATCCGATCGAGAGCGCCCTCGATCGACTCCACCGTAACGGGTTCTACGTCGAACCGACCTGTGCGGTCGCCCCTGCAGCGCTCGAGGAGTATCGGGAACTCGGGCTAGTGGATTCCGACGCGGACGTCGTCGTCCCGCTGACGGGAAGCGGATTGAAAACGCTTTGA
- a CDS encoding DUF7344 domain-containing protein — MDGGTETYRRLGLLLDVLSNCHRRFALYYLLEHEVATVEELTQYLLREYQERPSLEHGGGDFDAVHTALVHGTLPKLAGAGIVEYDTRSQMVRYRRCYTELPPLLAACATLEGVSVSVD; from the coding sequence GTGGATGGGGGAACGGAGACGTATCGTCGGTTGGGACTCCTCTTGGACGTTCTGTCGAACTGCCATCGTCGGTTTGCCCTGTACTATTTGCTCGAACACGAGGTTGCGACGGTCGAGGAATTGACCCAGTACCTTCTGAGAGAGTACCAGGAACGACCGTCACTCGAGCACGGAGGCGGCGACTTCGATGCCGTCCACACCGCACTCGTACACGGTACTCTGCCAAAACTGGCGGGCGCGGGTATCGTCGAGTACGACACCCGAAGCCAGATGGTCCGTTATCGACGCTGTTACACCGAATTGCCGCCGCTTCTCGCGGCGTGTGCGACTCTCGAGGGAGTTTCCGTATCCGTCGACTGA
- a CDS encoding acyl-CoA dehydrogenase family protein codes for MQNLSDVILSDEHQLFRDETKRFVDNEVTPEARERDSEGEEMSGDLIDQLGEMGFFGILIDEEYGGLGLDLKAYAVIAEELSRGWLSVGSIIARGQSLAGATEEQKEEYLPKMASGELLKSIAISEPDAGSDVSNMRLRAEKDGDEYVLNGQKMWCTFAKGSDFILTYAVTDPDAEPAYKGISGFIVEKPAGTFDREGLSGQPIDKIGYHGWKTWEVNFDDVRVSADKLVGGEEGQGFYQIMEFFEEGRVHTAARAVGLARASLEDSLQYAQEREQFDGPISDFQAIRFNLAEMATKVEAARALSLLVAEAVDSGERADAEAAMAKLFASEIAEEVTSEGIQIHGGYGYTTEFDVERYWRDARLTRIFEGTSEIQKRIIADDLLSS; via the coding sequence ATGCAGAATCTTAGTGACGTAATCCTCTCGGACGAACACCAACTCTTTCGTGACGAAACGAAACGCTTCGTCGACAACGAAGTCACACCCGAAGCGCGCGAGCGAGATTCGGAGGGCGAGGAGATGTCTGGGGACCTCATCGACCAACTCGGCGAGATGGGCTTTTTCGGCATTCTCATCGACGAGGAGTACGGCGGACTCGGTCTCGATCTGAAGGCCTACGCCGTCATCGCCGAGGAACTCTCTCGAGGCTGGCTCAGCGTCGGCAGCATCATCGCCCGCGGACAGAGCCTGGCCGGCGCGACCGAGGAACAAAAGGAAGAGTACCTGCCGAAGATGGCCAGCGGCGAGCTGTTAAAGAGTATCGCCATCAGCGAACCCGACGCGGGCAGCGACGTCTCGAACATGCGCCTGCGAGCGGAGAAAGACGGCGACGAGTACGTCCTCAACGGCCAGAAGATGTGGTGTACGTTCGCGAAGGGCTCCGACTTCATCCTCACGTACGCCGTCACTGACCCGGACGCAGAACCCGCCTACAAGGGGATATCGGGCTTCATCGTCGAAAAACCAGCCGGCACGTTCGACCGTGAGGGCCTGAGCGGCCAGCCAATCGATAAGATCGGGTATCACGGCTGGAAGACCTGGGAAGTCAACTTCGACGACGTTCGCGTGAGCGCGGACAAACTCGTCGGCGGCGAGGAGGGCCAGGGCTTCTACCAGATCATGGAGTTCTTCGAGGAAGGGCGCGTCCACACGGCCGCTCGAGCCGTCGGCCTCGCTCGCGCCTCACTCGAGGATTCCCTCCAGTACGCACAGGAGCGCGAGCAGTTCGACGGCCCGATCAGCGACTTCCAGGCGATCCGATTCAACCTCGCGGAGATGGCGACGAAAGTCGAGGCCGCTCGAGCCCTCTCCTTGCTCGTCGCGGAGGCCGTCGACAGCGGCGAACGAGCCGACGCGGAGGCGGCGATGGCGAAGCTCTTCGCGAGCGAAATCGCCGAAGAGGTGACGAGCGAAGGGATCCAGATCCACGGCGGCTACGGCTACACGACCGAGTTCGACGTGGAACGCTACTGGCGAGACGCCCGGCTCACCCGAATCTTCGAGGGCACCAGCGAGATTCAAAAGCGTATCATCGCCGACGACTTGCTGTCTTCCTAA